A portion of the Citrobacter rodentium NBRC 105723 = DSM 16636 genome contains these proteins:
- the lysC gene encoding lysine-sensitive aspartokinase 3, producing the protein MTELVVSKFGGTSVADFDAMNRSADVVLSDASVRVVVLSASAGVTNLLVALAEGLEPLARFEKLDAIRKIQFDILERLRYPNVIREEIERLLENITTLAEAASLATSTALTDELVSHGELMSTLLFVEILRERDVAAQWFDVRKIMRTNDRFGRAEPDVAALAELATLQLAPRLNEGLIITQGFIGSESKGRTTTLGRGGSDYTAALLAEALQATRVDIWTDVPGIYTTDPRVVPAAQRIDKIAFEEAAEMATFGAKVLHPATLLPAVRSDIPVFVGSSKEPKAGGTLVCNKTDNPPLFRALALRRKQTLLTLHSLNMLHSRGFLAEVFGILARHNISVDLITTSEVSVALTLDTTGSTSTGDTLLTQSLLMELSALCRVEVEEGLALVALIGNDLSKACGVGKEVFGVLEPFNIRMICYGASSHNLCFLVPGAEAEQVVQKLHQNLFE; encoded by the coding sequence ATGACAGAGCTAGTCGTCTCCAAATTTGGCGGTACCAGCGTAGCCGATTTTGATGCCATGAACCGTAGCGCCGACGTGGTGCTTTCCGATGCCAGCGTTCGCGTAGTTGTGCTTTCCGCCTCAGCGGGCGTGACCAATCTGCTGGTCGCCCTGGCGGAAGGTCTGGAGCCGCTGGCGCGTTTCGAAAAACTCGACGCCATCCGCAAAATTCAGTTCGATATTCTGGAACGCCTGCGCTACCCGAACGTCATTCGCGAAGAGATCGAGCGCCTGCTGGAGAATATTACCACGCTGGCGGAAGCCGCCTCGCTGGCCACCTCTACCGCGCTGACTGACGAGCTGGTCAGCCACGGCGAGCTGATGTCCACCCTGCTGTTTGTCGAGATCCTGCGCGAGCGCGACGTGGCGGCGCAGTGGTTCGACGTGCGCAAAATCATGCGCACTAACGATCGCTTTGGTCGCGCCGAGCCGGATGTCGCGGCGCTGGCGGAACTGGCAACCTTACAGCTGGCGCCGCGCCTGAATGAGGGGCTGATCATCACCCAGGGCTTTATCGGCAGCGAGAGCAAAGGGCGCACCACCACGCTGGGACGCGGCGGTAGCGACTACACGGCAGCCTTGCTGGCCGAAGCGTTGCAGGCGACGCGCGTGGATATCTGGACCGACGTGCCGGGCATCTACACCACCGATCCCCGCGTGGTGCCCGCCGCGCAGCGGATCGACAAAATCGCCTTTGAAGAAGCGGCGGAAATGGCAACCTTCGGCGCGAAAGTGCTGCATCCAGCGACCCTTCTGCCCGCGGTACGCAGCGATATTCCGGTCTTTGTCGGTTCGAGTAAAGAGCCAAAAGCAGGCGGCACCCTGGTGTGCAACAAAACCGACAACCCGCCGCTGTTCCGCGCGCTGGCGCTGCGCCGCAAGCAGACGCTGCTCACCCTGCACAGCCTGAATATGCTGCATTCGCGCGGCTTTCTGGCCGAAGTGTTCGGCATTCTTGCGCGCCATAATATCTCGGTCGATCTGATTACCACCTCCGAAGTGAGCGTGGCGCTGACGCTGGACACCACCGGTTCCACCTCCACCGGCGATACCCTGCTGACGCAATCGCTGTTGATGGAACTCTCCGCGCTGTGCCGCGTTGAGGTGGAAGAAGGACTGGCGCTGGTGGCGCTGATTGGCAACGATCTGTCGAAAGCCTGCGGCGTCGGCAAAGAGGTGTT
- the pgi gene encoding glucose-6-phosphate isomerase gives MKNINPTQTSAWQALQKHFDEMKDVTIADLFAKDSDRFSKFSATFDDLMLVDYSKNRITEETLAKLQDLAKETDLAGAIKSMFSGEKINRTEDRAVLHVALRNRSNTPILVDGKDVMPEVNAVLEKMKTFSEAIISGSWKGYTGKAITDVVNIGIGGSDLGPFMVTEALRPYKNHLNMHFVSNVDGTHIAEVLKKVNPETTLFLVASKTFTTQETMTNAHSARDWFLKTAGDEQHVAKHFAALSTNAKAVGEFGIDTANMFEFWDWVGGRYSLWSAIGLSIILSVGYDNFVELLSGAHAMDKHFSTTAPEKNLPVLLALIGIWYNNFFGAETEAILPYDQYMHRFAAYFQQGNMESNGKYVDRNGNPVDYQTGPIIWGEPGTNGQHAFYQLIHQGTKMVPCDFIAPAITHNPLSDHHPKLLSNFFAQTEALAFGKSREVVEQEYRDQGKDPATLEHVVPFKVFEGNRPTNSILLREITPFSLGALIALYEHKIFTQGVILNIFTFDQWGVELGKQLANRILPELNDDKEISSHDSSTNGLINRYKAWRA, from the coding sequence ATGAAAAATATCAACCCAACGCAGACTTCTGCCTGGCAGGCGCTACAGAAACATTTTGACGAAATGAAAGACGTTACCATCGCGGATCTGTTCGCGAAGGATAGCGACCGTTTTAGCAAGTTCTCCGCGACGTTTGACGATCTGATGCTGGTGGATTACTCCAAAAACCGCATCACTGAAGAGACGCTGGCTAAGCTGCAGGATCTGGCGAAAGAGACCGATCTGGCGGGCGCCATCAAGTCCATGTTCTCCGGCGAAAAAATTAACCGTACCGAAGACCGCGCCGTACTGCACGTGGCGCTGCGTAACCGCAGCAATACCCCGATTCTCGTTGACGGCAAAGATGTGATGCCGGAAGTCAACGCGGTGCTGGAGAAGATGAAAACCTTCTCTGAAGCCATTATTTCAGGTAGCTGGAAAGGCTATACCGGCAAAGCGATTACCGATGTGGTCAATATCGGCATCGGCGGTTCCGACCTCGGTCCGTTCATGGTGACCGAAGCGCTGCGTCCCTATAAAAACCATCTGAACATGCACTTTGTTTCTAACGTTGATGGTACGCACATCGCCGAAGTGCTGAAAAAAGTGAACCCGGAAACCACCCTGTTCCTGGTGGCTTCCAAGACCTTCACCACCCAGGAAACCATGACCAACGCCCACAGCGCGCGCGACTGGTTCCTGAAAACCGCCGGTGATGAACAGCACGTGGCGAAACATTTTGCCGCGCTCTCTACCAACGCGAAAGCGGTTGGCGAGTTCGGCATTGATACGGCCAACATGTTTGAATTCTGGGACTGGGTCGGCGGTCGCTACTCCCTGTGGTCGGCGATTGGTCTGTCGATCATCCTCTCTGTGGGCTATGACAACTTTGTGGAACTGCTCTCCGGCGCGCACGCGATGGATAAGCACTTCTCCACCACCGCGCCAGAGAAAAACCTGCCGGTGCTGCTGGCGCTGATTGGTATCTGGTACAACAATTTCTTCGGCGCTGAAACCGAAGCGATTCTGCCGTATGACCAGTATATGCACCGCTTTGCAGCTTACTTCCAGCAGGGCAATATGGAATCTAACGGCAAATATGTTGACCGTAACGGCAACCCGGTAGATTACCAGACTGGCCCGATTATCTGGGGTGAGCCGGGCACTAACGGTCAGCACGCTTTCTACCAGCTGATTCACCAAGGCACCAAAATGGTTCCCTGCGACTTTATCGCCCCGGCGATCACCCACAACCCGCTGTCGGATCACCATCCGAAGCTGCTGTCTAACTTCTTTGCCCAGACTGAAGCGCTGGCGTTCGGTAAATCCCGTGAAGTGGTTGAGCAGGAGTACCGCGATCAGGGTAAAGATCCGGCAACGCTTGAGCATGTGGTGCCGTTCAAAGTGTTCGAAGGCAACCGTCCGACCAACTCGATCCTGCTGCGTGAAATCACCCCGTTCAGCCTGGGCGCGCTGATTGCGCTGTATGAGCACAAAATCTTCACCCAGGGCGTGATCCTGAACATCTTCACCTTCGACCAGTGGGGCGTGGAGCTGGGCAAACAGCTGGCGAACCGCATTCTGCCGGAGCTGAATGATGATAAAGAAATCAGCAGTCATGACAGCTCAACGAACGGGCTAATCAACCGCTATAAAGCCTGGCGCGCCTGA
- the yjbE gene encoding exopolysaccharide production protein YjbE gives MKKVLYGIFAISALAASSVYAAPVQVGEAAGSAATSVSAGSSSATSVSTVSSAVGVALAATGGGDGSNTGTTTTTTTSTQ, from the coding sequence ATGAAAAAAGTTCTGTATGGCATTTTTGCCATATCTGCGCTTGCGGCGAGCTCTGTCTACGCAGCCCCGGTTCAGGTGGGTGAAGCGGCAGGTTCGGCGGCGACGTCGGTGTCGGCGGGCAGTTCCTCCGCGACCAGCGTCAGCACCGTAAGCTCGGCGGTGGGCGTCGCGCTGGCGGCGACCGGCGGCGGTGACGGTTCCAACACCGGGACCACCACCACCACGACCACCAGTACCCAGTAA
- a CDS encoding YjbF family lipoprotein encodes MKRPGIILICLLLQACSATTKELGHSLWDSLFGTPGVQLTDDDIQNMPYASQYMQLNGGPQLFVVLAFAENGQQKWVTQDQATLVTQHGRLVKTLLGGDNLIEVNNLADDPLIAPNQIVDGATWTRTMGWTEHKQVRYATVRSVFTWDGRDTVKVGSDETPVRVLDEEVTTDQTRWHNRYWIDSEGQIRQSEQYLGAGFFPVKTTLIKAAK; translated from the coding sequence GTGAAGCGACCTGGAATCATCCTTATTTGCCTGCTGTTACAGGCATGTTCAGCCACCACCAAAGAGCTGGGCCATTCTCTGTGGGACAGTCTGTTCGGCACGCCCGGCGTACAGCTGACGGACGACGATATTCAGAATATGCCCTACGCCAGCCAGTATATGCAGCTTAACGGCGGGCCTCAGCTGTTTGTGGTGCTTGCTTTCGCCGAAAACGGGCAGCAGAAATGGGTGACTCAGGATCAGGCCACCCTTGTGACGCAGCATGGTCGCCTGGTGAAAACGCTGCTCGGCGGCGACAACCTTATTGAAGTCAATAATCTCGCTGACGACCCGCTTATCGCACCCAACCAGATCGTCGACGGCGCTACCTGGACCCGCACAATGGGCTGGACCGAACACAAGCAGGTTCGCTACGCCACCGTGCGCTCGGTCTTTACGTGGGATGGCCGCGACACGGTAAAAGTGGGCAGCGATGAAACGCCCGTACGCGTGCTGGACGAAGAGGTGACCACCGACCAGACGCGCTGGCATAACCGCTACTGGATCGACAGCGAAGGGCAAATTCGCCAGTCGGAGCAGTATCTTGGCGCGGGATTTTTCCCGGTGAAAACCACGCTGATCAAGGCGGCAAAATGA
- a CDS encoding capsule biosynthesis GfcC family protein, with protein sequence MMKRTLFALLISLNAASVFAAGTVNVFIAGTPQAKTLTGAERLIDLVGQPRLANSWWPGAVISEEQATAAALRQQQELVARLAALSAGESGDDAAAINALRQQVQALRITGRQRVNLDPDVVRVSERANPPLQGNYTLWVGPQPAEVTLFGLMSRPGKLPFMPGRDVVSYLEGQSLLSGADRSYAWVIYPDGRSQKVPVAYWNRRHVEPMPGSIIFVGLDDAVWSSEPDALNADILHTLTQRIPE encoded by the coding sequence ATGATGAAACGGACACTTTTCGCGCTGCTTATCAGCCTGAACGCCGCGTCGGTTTTTGCCGCCGGCACCGTAAACGTCTTTATCGCCGGGACGCCGCAGGCTAAAACGCTGACCGGCGCGGAACGCCTTATTGATCTGGTGGGACAGCCGAGGCTGGCGAACAGCTGGTGGCCGGGGGCGGTGATTAGCGAAGAACAGGCGACCGCGGCGGCGCTGCGCCAGCAGCAGGAACTGGTCGCGCGACTGGCGGCGCTGAGCGCCGGAGAGAGCGGCGATGACGCGGCCGCCATTAACGCCCTGCGCCAGCAGGTGCAGGCGCTCAGAATCACCGGCAGGCAGCGGGTGAATCTCGATCCGGACGTGGTGCGCGTCAGCGAGCGCGCAAATCCGCCGCTACAGGGAAACTACACGCTGTGGGTGGGTCCGCAGCCAGCGGAGGTCACCCTGTTCGGTCTGATGAGCCGTCCGGGAAAATTGCCGTTTATGCCGGGGCGCGACGTCGTCAGCTACCTCGAAGGGCAAAGCCTGCTCAGCGGCGCGGATCGCAGCTACGCATGGGTTATCTACCCTGACGGACGCAGCCAGAAAGTGCCGGTCGCTTACTGGAACAGGCGTCACGTTGAGCCGATGCCCGGCAGCATTATTTTTGTGGGGCTGGATGATGCCGTCTGGAGCAGCGAACCGGATGCGCTGAACGCCGACATTCTTCATACCCTGACGCAGCGGATACCCGAGTAA